One genomic region from Gossypium hirsutum isolate 1008001.06 chromosome D13, Gossypium_hirsutum_v2.1, whole genome shotgun sequence encodes:
- the LOC107918369 gene encoding uncharacterized protein — MVAISLYRGNLHRTPEVSRRWLMPTPKISLRDFKSLLHRRDRALSRLRSSSSSNPNSNSALKYQIQSPVSCGPSIEPKLKAKLEPEPSEGLKTGPPLQEIKVDIVGGSDGRDCLVKSEDEQTEKDVNLQVDEKLPEEAKTNLEVSDKINDFNGKETRKRDVEEKLQVLNAKKHSLVQVLKQILNAEEELKRRNSTQGTVNRPAVPLQVETTNDSGSMTRLVTPRMGLDANLAGENDGVEADDVSNHNVHSRHVFRMSSTSPSSESPLRRPTYIQHNVVSHPSRTSMGVTGSPSRFAPTGNQGHPGNPPTVSVSGTNFVASSPSPAASGGTSVLREAWQPSPWN, encoded by the exons atggtggcGATTTCTTTGTACAGAGGGAACCTCCACAGAACACCGGAGGTATCTCGGCGCTGGCTAATGCCGACTCCCAAAATCTCTCTCAGAGACTTCAAATCTCTCTTGCACCGCCGTGACAGAGCTCTCTCTCGTCTCCGttcctcttcttcttctaacCCTAACTCTAACTCTGCTTTAAAGTATCAAATTCAATCTCCCGTGTCCTGTGGGCCttctattgagccgaaattgaaAGCCAAACTGGAACCTGAACCGTCCGAGGGTTTGAAAACTGGACCACCTCTCCAGGAGATCAAGGTGGACATAGTTGGAGGATCCGACGGTAGAGATTGTTTGGTGAAGTCGGAAGATGAGCAGACCGAGAAAGATGTCAATTTGCAAGTGGATGAGAAACTGCCTGAGGAGGCTAAAACAAATTTAGAG GTAAGCGataaaataaatgatttcaaTGGAAAAGAAACAAGGAAAAGGGATGTTGAGGAGAAATTACAGGTTTTGAATGCAAAAAAGCATAGTTTAGTACAAGTACTAAAGCAG ATCTTGAATGCAGAGGAAGAGTTGAAGAGAAGAAATAGCACACAAGGTACAGTGAATCGTCCAGCCGTTCCACTTCAAGTGGAAACCACAAATGACTCAGGGTCAATGACGAGGCTTGTCACTCCTCGGATGGGCTTGGATGCTAATCTTGCTGGTGAAAATGATGGAGTTGAAGCTGATGATGTTTCAAACCATAATGTTCATTCTCGTCATGTGTTTCGGATGAGCAGTACATCTCCATCTTCAGAATCTCCTCTTAGAAGGCCTACCTACATTCAACATAATGTG GTTTCCCACCCATCTCGAACAAGCATGGGGGTCACAGGTAGTCCTTCACGTTTTGCTCCTACTGGAAATCAAGGACATCCTGGGAATCCTCCCACCGTATCTGTGTCAGGAACAAATTTCGTTGCATCATCTCCTTCCCCTGCAGCATCTGGTGGCACTTCAGTCTTACGAGAGGCTTGGCAGCCAAGCCCATGGAATTAG